Proteins from one Pyrobaculum neutrophilum V24Sta genomic window:
- a CDS encoding ABC transporter ATP-binding protein, giving the protein MRREVLKAVDVYFGYSEDVLTGVSLSVGEGQFVAVMGPTGSGKTTLLLVLAGLLKPRRGEVYFMGEPLEGQLQAARRQMGVVFQNPDDMFFNHTVRDEIAYTAVRIYGREEGLKLAEEAAKALGIEGLLDRPPYKLSGGQKRLVSLAAATAHRPRLLLLDEPTTYLDEDAYEVVVNYLAKLKAGGVSAVIATHDEELAVRLADSVYKLREGKLTPYTPRRKLC; this is encoded by the coding sequence ATGAGGCGCGAAGTGCTTAAGGCCGTCGACGTCTACTTCGGCTATTCGGAGGACGTGCTGACGGGGGTTAGCCTATCGGTTGGGGAGGGTCAGTTCGTGGCGGTGATGGGGCCCACCGGCTCGGGCAAGACAACCCTCCTCCTGGTGCTGGCCGGCCTCCTCAAGCCGCGGAGGGGGGAGGTGTACTTCATGGGGGAGCCCCTGGAGGGGCAGCTCCAGGCGGCTAGGAGGCAGATGGGGGTGGTGTTCCAGAACCCAGACGACATGTTCTTCAACCACACTGTGAGGGACGAGATCGCCTACACGGCCGTGAGGATCTACGGCAGAGAGGAGGGGCTTAAGCTCGCCGAGGAGGCGGCAAAGGCCCTCGGCATAGAGGGCCTCCTAGATAGGCCTCCCTACAAGCTCAGCGGGGGGCAGAAGAGGCTTGTCTCCCTGGCCGCCGCCACCGCCCACAGGCCTAGGCTACTCCTGTTGGACGAGCCGACGACTTACCTAGACGAAGACGCGTACGAAGTTGTAGTTAACTATCTCGCGAAACTTAAAGCCGGCGGCGTCTCTGCGGTAATTGCCACACACGACGAAGAACTTGCCGTCAGACTTGCAGACTCTGTTTATAAACTACGCGAGGGGAAGCTCACTCCATATACGCCGCGTAGAAAGCTATGTTAA